The window TCTGTAAAGAAACTTTGAACAGCGTTGATATTCTGAGTAATAATTTCTTGTGTTTGTTCATCGTAGTTAATCACATAATCTTTGAAGGCCAAAGCAGCTTCAAAAAAGTTGTTTTCTATTTCAGAAATTCTACTCGTGTCATTTGACAAATCTTTATAATTAGAAAGTCCATCATTTGATGAAATCAATGAGACAATATTAAAAACAACGACAACGCCAAATAAAACTAATATTATTATAATTGTTAAAGAAAGTTTTCCTCTTATGCTTTTAAACAAGGTAATCCACCTCGATTTTTATATTAAATTCCGTAAAATAAGCTTTAATTTTCTTCCAGAACCACATCGCTAAAAAACTTCTTGTTTTGAGGCGAAATTTTAATATCTTTATCAATGTAAAACTTTTCATTTAACCTTATATCTTCAGAAGAGGATCCCACCATAACTTTAAAATAACCTTTTTCAACCAAAAATTCCATTTTTTCATTATATAGCGCTAAAGTCTCTATTGGGAGATTAAAAATGATTCTTTTCTTTTCTGAAGGTTTAAGTGTAATTCTTTGAAAACCCTTTAATTCTTTCACAGGTCTAGTTACACTAGCGACTTCATCATTCACGTACAGCTGAACAATTTCATCACCTGTCTCTTCACCTATGTTTTTAACATCCATGCTTATTTTCACGATTCTATCGCTACTTTCAATTTGAAGATTCGTATATTCAAATTGTGTATAACTGAGACCATGACCAAAAGGATATAGTGGTTTGGCAGGTGAATCCGTATAATCTCCCCACCATTGACTTCTTCCTCCAGAAGGCTTGTGATTATAATAAACTGGAATTTGTCCCACATGACGCGGAAAAGATATAGGCAATTTCCCTGAAGGGGACTCATTACCCAAAATAATATCGGCCAGAGCATTGCCACCTTCTTCACCAGGTAACCAAGCTTCAAATATTGCAGAAACATTTTTTGATACCCAGTCTAACGAATATGGCCTTCCGTTTACAAGAACAACAATTACAGGTGTTCCCGTATTTATAACAGATTTTAGTAAATCAAGTTGTACACCTGGTAAAATCAACGTAGAACTATCACGAGATTCACCAGTTGTGCAATCTAATGTTAACCCAGATTTATCACCTAAAACTAGAATAGCAACATCAGATATTTTAGCAAGTTCGATTGCTTCTTTAAACATTTCTTTGTTGTCGCCATTTATTTCGCAACCTTTTGCGTAAGATGTTTCCACATTTAACTTTTCTAATTTTTCTTTCAAACTTTCATATATGGTTTTTATTGGCAATTCACTTTCAGAAAAAGTAATTCCTTCCATTGCTGAAGTACCGAAAGCTCCTTGTTTTAAGGTTTCTAAGTGTGTTAAATAAGTATAATCCCCTGTTAAATTTCTAGCGCTGTTTGCATTTGGTCCAATTACTGCAACTTTTTTTATGTTTGGATTCTTTTTCAAAGGCACTATTCCATTATTTTTCAATAGAACAATTGATTTTTTAGCAATTTCATACGCGAGTTTCCTATCTTCAGGTGTATCTAAATTATCTGGAACCTTTTCTAAATCAACATAAGGATTTTCAAATAATCCCATCTTAAACTTTAATCGTAAAATATTTCTAACAGATTTATCAATAAATGCTTCAGAAAGCTCTCCATTTTCTATCGCATTCTTTAATGGTTCTTTATAACAATCAAAAGAGGGAAGTTCAACATCTATCCCAGCTTTTAACGCTTTTATAGCTGCTCCTTTTTTATTTGATACTAATTTATGATATTCCATCAATGAATTGATTGCAAAGTAATCGGAAACAACAATGCCATCAAAACCCCATTCCTCTCGCAAAATTTTTCTCAACAAAATTTCAGAAGCTCCACAAGGTATACCATCAATCTCATGATAAGCATTCATGACAGATTTAGCTTTTCCTTCTTTAATAACAGCTTCAAAAGGAAAGAGAAATGTTTCTTTTAGTTCTCTTTCTGGGATATGAGCTGTCGCCCAATTCATCCCACCTTCAGAAACCCCATAACCCACAAAATGCTTTAAAGTAGCAACTACTCCATTCTTCAAATCATCAGATTGTAACCCTTTAACATATGAAACTCCCATCTTTGCAACCAAATATGGATCTTCTCCAAAAGTTTCCTCAGTTCTCCCCCATCTAGGATCTCTAGTTACATCAACAACTGGAGATAATCCTTGATGTATTCCAAGAGCTTTCATTTGATTTCTTATACTTGTTGTCATTCGTTCTATTAATGGAGGTTCCCAAGTACTTGCCGCACCAATCATCTGAGGGAAAATGGTCGCTCCTCTTGTCATGTAACCACTCAAACATTCTTCATGCATAAAAGCAGGAATCCCCAATCTTGTTTCAGTAAGAAGAAATCTCTGAATTTTGTTTGACAATTCAGCTGTTTTCTTAGGAGAGAATCCTGTCGCTCCTCCTGGACGAGTTATCTGACCAATTCCTTCTTTCAATAAATTTTGAGCTTTTTCAAAAGAGAAATTACCATTATCAAGAAGCTCATAACTCCAAAAAGAACCAAGTTGGGCTATTTTTTCGTCCAAAGTCATTTGTTTTAAAAGGTCTTCAACACGCTCTTCTATCGGTTTATTTGGATTTTTGTAAAATTGCATAAAAACTTCCCCCTTGTAAAATATTTTATCGTTTTTGTCTTTTTTCAGTATATTTTTCTCCTTTTTTCATCATAGATCATTGTTTTTCTATAAAAGTATGAATTTATAACATCTCTCCATTCTTTAGCACTTTCCCTTTGTTCTAATAATCTTTGATAAACAGAACTATATCTTTTACTATCAATATATCTTTCTAAGCCTTGCCATTTATCTATTAACCATTGTACATCTTCGACTCCTTCAAAATGCGTATCATAAATATGTTGTAAGACGGTTTTGTTATTGCTCAATTTGTAAATATAAGAGACATGATGAAAAAAAAGTAATAGTTCATCGGGGCAAGAATCTAAATGTTCGTATTTCTCAAAATTTTGTTGACGATACTGTGCTGTATAGCCCGTTCCTGATTTCAAGGTTCTGTCTACACCTATACCATAATGATCAGCTTTGTGGTAAGTACCCCACCTTGAATACTCATATCCATCAACATTAGGACCATAATGATGACCAGGATTAACCATCCAACCTACTCCTAAAGGTGCTGTATATTTCTCATAAATATTCCAAGACTTTAACATCATTTCGGATAAATTATTTAAAACAGTTTCATTATTTCCAAAAGTACATTTTATCCATTCTTCTATAATTTTTTTACCACTCAAGGAAGGATCCCAAGCAAGGCGACCAAATCCGTACAAATTTGCTTGTGCTAATGTATGGCCAGTCCAGTTAATTTCATCCCCAATATTTGATATTCCAGCTATTCCAAAATTCGGTGAATTAAATATAGAACCAGAAACGATCTTTGCAACTGAGGTTCCCTCACCAAATAAGAAAGTATCAAAGTCTAAAACTTCTTTCCATTGGGGAACAAGATAACAGAGATGTTTTTGTTGTCCAGTGTATTCTTGAGTAATTTGAAATTCAAGTATTTGATTTGTTTTTTGGAGCCCTCCAAATAAAGGATTTACCGGTTCTCTTACTTGGAAGTCCATTGGCCCATTTTTAATTTGAATGATCACATTATCAAGAAATTTTCCATCAAGTGGCATAAACGTATCGTAAGCAGCTTTCGCTCTATCTGTTTCATTATCTCTCCAATCTTGATAGCAATTGTATACAAATGCTCTCCATATTAACAATCCACCATGAGGAGCAAGAGCTTCAGCTAACATATTTGCACCATCAACATGCGTTCTGTTATAAGTAAATGGTCCTGGCTGCCCTTCTGAATCTGCCTTTACGAGGAAACCCCCAAAATCGGGGATGCGATTATATATAAAGTCGACTCTTTCCTTCCACCACTTTCTTACTTCTTTATCCAAAGGGTCAGCGGTTTTTAATCCTCCAATTATCATAGGGCTTGCAAAATTTACGCTTAAATAAATTTTTATACCATATCTTTTAAATACATCATAAAGTTTTTCAACAATGTTTATTCTTTCTGCTATTAATTTCGTTTCTTCGCTTTTAACATTAACGTTGTTCAAAACTATACCATTAAGACCTATAGAGGAAAGCAATCTAGCATAATCTCTTATTCTATCAAGATTATCAACCAATTCATTATTACGATAAAAAATTGATTTACCTGCGTATCCTCTTTCAATGCTTCCATCCAAATTATCCCAGTGATTAATAATTCTCAGAGGGATATAAGGTTTCTCTAATAGATTTAACTGATCTAAAGGTTTTTCCATTTGTATGTTTTGGATTAATTTGTAGGTACCGTATAGCAAACCTTCATCAGATTTCGCTGTTATTAATATAAATTTTTTTGTAGAATTTTCTACTTTTTTGATCAAAAAGCCCTCTTCACTTAATGAGGTGTATTCTTCTTCTTTTATTGTGTTACTGAAAAATGAACCCCCATCTAATTTCGAAATTATTGTAAAAGTACGTTTAATAGGCTTGTTAGTTATGATGGCCTCTATATTAAAAAATTTTTTTATACTATAATAAAGTTCATTTTTAATAGAATCGATTATATATCCGTCGATATTTATTACAATGTTTTTTAAATATTCTTTATATTGATCAGATAAACTTGGAGTTTCTAATCTTTGATAATTTAACCAACATTGATAATCTACATCATTTGAATATGGAAACATTCAAACTTCCTCCTAGCCACCAAGAATAAACAAAAAGTACTAATTTTTACTTATTTTTCTAAAATAATATTCCCAAAGTTTACAGTGCTCTGATAATTATTCCCAGTTGGGTCATTCCAAGTAGTTATACCTACTCTACTTCCAGTTGCACCTGCATCGTTGACTTGAACATCAAATCCAACGACTTCTCCTCCACTTGGGGAAATAAATTTCCAAGAAATTGCTGCTTCTACTATATAACCATTTTCTACAATCTTTGTAGCAGTTTTAAAATTGGCCGCAGAGCCTCCTGTACCAAATGAAGGGGTATTTACGTAATTGACTCTGTACTGTGCATCATCATTTTCGTAAAAACCTGTTTTATTATTATTTTCATCTATGAATATTTCTAATGAATCCTGCTCCCAAGCGTTTGCATTTTCTTTATTAAGAATAGGATCTTCGACAATAGCCAATACATACAAGGCATTTTCATCCCAAAGTACTCGAAAGTTGGCTTTTGCGTTATTTGAGCTACCCGATACAATAGTTTCAGTGATATATTCTTCGCTTTGAAACCAAACCTCATCTATTTCTCCATCTATAATCGGTGTACCATATTTTGCTGTTCCTACGGATACACCTTCCAAGGTTAATACTCCATAATTTATTGTTTGCGATTTCTGTTGATTTGTGTTATCACTCCAACTATATATGCTCTCTCCATCTATTACCGCTATGTCAAATCCAATTTCTTTCCCTTTTTCTAATTTCGTCGAAAGATTTATGGAACATTCAAAAGAATATTTTTTATAACCCGGGCTAACAAAATATTCAACTTCCATATCTTCTTTATTTTTCTTAACAGTCCAATCTGGATGAATAATCACCCATATATCATCTTCTTGTAGGTAAGGTGTCTTGGCATTATTAGGATCAATGAATATCGCCACTCCATCTTCTTCATCACTTGTTTCGTTGAAGACTTCACCATAAATAAATAATTTGTTTTCATTCCATATTATTCTTGCATTAAGCTTTTCTTCCCCATTCTCATCATATATGAATATTGGCTTTGAAAACAAATAATCATCATCTAACATACCATATGGAATAGCGGTACCTTGAGAGATTGCATTGGATTTTGGAACTATTGGCAAAACAGTTGGTTCTACAATTCCCCAATATGCGTATTTTGATTGATAATCTTTATCAAACAAAAGCGGCCAATCATTTCTGGTTTGATTTTTCCAAGAATAGTCGTCTTTAAGGCCCCAGAAAGTTACACTGGTTATAACATCATCGTATTTTTTGAGGATATCAAAAAGTTCTTGGTATTTGTACCCTTGCTCAACTAAGACTTCGTATGGTGGAGACATGTAATTGGATCCTTGATCTGTATAAACACTCATATCAATTTCAGTTATTTGAATTTCTATATCAGGAATAGAGCTGAATAACTTAATAGCCTCTTCAACCTGTCTGAGATCCGTTCCAATTCCAATATGCATTTGCATTCCAATCCCATCAATTGGAACTCCTTTTGCCTTTAATTCCTTTACTATGTTGTATATATAATCTCTCTTTTCTGGTTCGTAAGTATTGTAATCGTTATAGAAAAGCTTAGCGTTTGGATCGGCTTCATGAGCGAATTTAAATGCATATTCAATATACTCTGGGCCCATGATTTCATACCAAAGAGACCTTCTATAACCATCTGGTTGATTGGGATCAATTGCTTCATTGACAACATCCCATGCATATACTTCTCCTTTGAAATGTCCGACAACGTCGTGTATATAAGTTTCCATTCTTGAAAGAAGTTCGTTCTTTGAAATTAAATTGCCATCTCCGTCTTTAAAGAACCACTCAGGTGTTTGACTGTGCCAGACTAAAGTATGTCCGCGAACTTTTATACCTTTTTCTTTAGCATATTCAATATACTCATCGGCAACTGAAAAATCATAACTTCCTAAGTCCATTAAAATACTTTCTGGCTTCATTTCGTTTTCAGCGGTAATAGAGTTAAAGTGCTTTTCGACCATCTTCATTTCAAGAGGATTAACTAAAACTTTGTAAGGAATAGCAACTCCTATATCAAAATTGTCTTTATATTTATCTTTTAAATCTATAATTTCCCATTCAGGTTCATATAGAGGAATCGATTTATCTATTATTGAAAAATCATCCAAATAAAATGAGAGCGTAGGATTCGGTGATTCAACGTAAAAGATCAACTCTTCCACTACTGCTCCAGATTTAACCGTATAAGAACCTGTTAATTGTGTCCAGGTATTCGAAGGAACCTTTTTTTGCCATAAGATCGTATCGTAGTTAGTATTAGCATCAGAAGCGTATTTTCTCTGCATTGTGAGAGTGATTAATTGATCTTGCCCCGTATCTTGATATACGTATATTTCAAAATCATAACTGGTTCCAGGTTTTAAGGTTTTTGCAAGATTTATTTGTGGGCCATTCCAATTACTTTTCCTTCCCTCAACAGCTAAAGAATATTTCCCACTATGGGATACTTTATTAGATGGCGAAATAGAGACTTCATCTCCTCTTGGTTCCCAACTATACTGTTCGTCTTCAAAACTTGTCTTAGAGATCACTCCTGCTCTTTCAACTTTGTTAGTTCCCAGAATCTGAAAGTTGTCTATATAGTATGTGAAATTACTTTCCAAAGGAGTTACTATTCTTAAGGAAAATTTATCAACGGGTTCATTAAAACTGAATTTGAACTCTTCATTTATCTCTTTCCAATAGTTTGGCATCACAACCTTCTCAGTGATTGTTTCAAAGCGCTCCCCTTTACTATCTTTTATATAAGCTACTATCCTAAATAATTGAGGATCAGGAGAAGTTTGATAAATATGAGTAGTAATTTGGAAATTAGCTGAATTAAAAATTTGCCAATCTTTTGTTAGATCAATTTCTGCACCTTCCCATCCTGAAGTTCTATTCTCTATCTTTAAGGATTTTTGACCTTCGAAGGAAAATTCATCTACTACTGTAATCGAAACTGATTCTCCAACTTTTTCAATTTGAACCGGTTCTTCGAAGTTCAAAACCATCTCATAATCTCCTGGATTTATAAATTCATTTAGACTATTTGTTTGATTTGATCCTCCCAATAGAATAGCAGCCAGTAAACCAATACCTAACAATGAGGTTACAAATAATAAATCCTTCATTTCATCACTCCTCCTTTCCACAAATTTAGTACTGCCTGAGATATTCCAAAACATACTTTAACCTAACCGTTACCTTGTGAATCCCTTTTAAAATCAAAATCTTAATTTTACTATGACACATAGATTTCGAACTATAAAGTCAGATATCTGCCGCCTTCTACCTTCACTGGATTACCATCCACTCCTATCCATACCGTTAAAGCAGAAGGATTATAAACTATTTTTTTATTTACACTAAATTTTAGATTCTTTAAAGCTTTCAAATAATCCATGATCTCTGCATTTGTCGCATACCAAATTGTTTCATCGTTCGATATTTTTTTGCAAAAGTCTTCAATCATATCCCAGTTATTATTCCTTTCAAATTCAAAACTGTGCCCCCATACATACAACAAAGGCATAGTTTCATTAGATTCTAATTTCTTGAATTCTTCATATTTTTTTAACAAGTTATCATCATGATGACAAGTAGGATTCCACCTTAAAAAATGTGTAGGTAAAGAAAAGTTACCATGGGAATTAACCGTCCTTGAATATTCAATTCCCAAATACGGAAGTAATTCTAAAAGTTCTTCACCGTAATCCCCATAAGGATATGACATACCCCTTATTGGATAGTTTACTAAAGACTCTAATCTTTCCCTATCCTCCATAATTTCCTCAATTATTGATTCCTTTGGTACTTTTGTGAGATAAGGGTGATTTAATGTATGTATAGCAACTTCATGCCCCTCAAAGAGATCCCTTATTTCGGAAGAGTTTAAAAATGGTTCTGAATCTAATTTTCCTGAATTTAAATGGAAGGTACCTTTGATTCCGTACTTATTGAAAATCCTTATCAATCTTCTGTCATAAATTTGTCCATCATCATAACTCATGGTTAAAGCCTTTATTTTGCCTTGTGGATAAAAGCCGAAAGATATTTTCATTGTATACTGGCTCCTTCTCAATAGTTCTAAAAAAATGGAACATTTAGTATTGATTTTCATTACCAAACTTTGATATAGTTCTTACCTTTTTTCAAAGTAGAGATTGGACCTAAGGAACTTTTCTCAGGTTTTTGTTCATCTAAAAAGTCTGTGTCTAAGACTAAATTTCCCCCATCAGGACGTTCAAAATCAGCATCAACAATCCTAACTCTTTCTAAAGAATTTGTTGAACATACTTCGCCTACAATATTTTCAAAAGTATCAGGAAGTTCACAAGACATATAAACTTCTTCACCTTTCTCAATAACAGTAAATCTTGGATCAAAATTTTTATCAACTAATTTCTCTTTTTCCCTTTCAAATGGTTCCGCTCCATTGAAGTAGGCATTGTTATTAATATACACCGGTTGTTCTATTAACTCAAGCGTTTTAATATCCCAACCTTTTTCATCTACCTTCTTCAAGTACTCTTCTAATGATGTTGTATGATTCATATAATGTGATGTCCCAACACCTTTCAATCCATCTTTCCCAATGAAGATATTGTTGTAGAAACGATCATCACCACCGTAAACACAGGCATACCCTGCAACCGTTGTACTATGTGGTCTATGGTATGGAGTATAACGATTTAATACTTTTCTTTTCTCCATCTTACCAGCAATTAAATTGTTAATGTAGGCACCACCCTGAGACATGTTATCTATTGCATATTCAGAAGCTAAGATGTTGTGATCTATAACATACGGGCCATGACTTACTTCCACAAATAAATCACGATTATTTTTGTAAAATAAGTTTTTACTTACCCTTGTTCCTTGTGCTTGCCAATCCAGCCATAACCCTAAAGAACAATCATGTATACGATTATGATAAATCTGAACATCTATGGCTGCATGTAATTTGATACCTGCAATCTCATGTCCCCAAAATTCTCTTTTTATAGCAATTCTATAAATGTGGTTATTGTAGATTTCACTAAAAACACATCCTAAATGACCTACAATCGCATTTTGACCACAATCATAAATTGTATTATTCCGAATAATATGTGACCCGATACTTTCTTTACTCCATCCGATATGTTCAGCACTAAAAACAGATTCTAATTGGTATTGATGCCCAGTTTTGTCTTTACGAGTTGAATGATATAGATGTCCGGTCGAACCTTCCTTACCTATACTTATTGCACTACATTTTGAATCATGAATAATATTGTTTTCAATTATCCAACCTTTACTCCAGTTTGCT of the Petrotoga mexicana DSM 14811 genome contains:
- a CDS encoding glycoside hydrolase family 3 N-terminal domain-containing protein, with product MQFYKNPNKPIEERVEDLLKQMTLDEKIAQLGSFWSYELLDNGNFSFEKAQNLLKEGIGQITRPGGATGFSPKKTAELSNKIQRFLLTETRLGIPAFMHEECLSGYMTRGATIFPQMIGAASTWEPPLIERMTTSIRNQMKALGIHQGLSPVVDVTRDPRWGRTEETFGEDPYLVAKMGVSYVKGLQSDDLKNGVVATLKHFVGYGVSEGGMNWATAHIPERELKETFLFPFEAVIKEGKAKSVMNAYHEIDGIPCGASEILLRKILREEWGFDGIVVSDYFAINSLMEYHKLVSNKKGAAIKALKAGIDVELPSFDCYKEPLKNAIENGELSEAFIDKSVRNILRLKFKMGLFENPYVDLEKVPDNLDTPEDRKLAYEIAKKSIVLLKNNGIVPLKKNPNIKKVAVIGPNANSARNLTGDYTYLTHLETLKQGAFGTSAMEGITFSESELPIKTIYESLKEKLEKLNVETSYAKGCEINGDNKEMFKEAIELAKISDVAILVLGDKSGLTLDCTTGESRDSSTLILPGVQLDLLKSVINTGTPVIVVLVNGRPYSLDWVSKNVSAIFEAWLPGEEGGNALADIILGNESPSGKLPISFPRHVGQIPVYYNHKPSGGRSQWWGDYTDSPAKPLYPFGHGLSYTQFEYTNLQIESSDRIVKISMDVKNIGEETGDEIVQLYVNDEVASVTRPVKELKGFQRITLKPSEKKRIIFNLPIETLALYNEKMEFLVEKGYFKVMVGSSSEDIRLNEKFYIDKDIKISPQNKKFFSDVVLEEN
- a CDS encoding alpha-glucuronidase family glycosyl hydrolase, with protein sequence MFPYSNDVDYQCWLNYQRLETPSLSDQYKEYLKNIVINIDGYIIDSIKNELYYSIKKFFNIEAIITNKPIKRTFTIISKLDGGSFFSNTIKEEEYTSLSEEGFLIKKVENSTKKFILITAKSDEGLLYGTYKLIQNIQMEKPLDQLNLLEKPYIPLRIINHWDNLDGSIERGYAGKSIFYRNNELVDNLDRIRDYARLLSSIGLNGIVLNNVNVKSEETKLIAERINIVEKLYDVFKRYGIKIYLSVNFASPMIIGGLKTADPLDKEVRKWWKERVDFIYNRIPDFGGFLVKADSEGQPGPFTYNRTHVDGANMLAEALAPHGGLLIWRAFVYNCYQDWRDNETDRAKAAYDTFMPLDGKFLDNVIIQIKNGPMDFQVREPVNPLFGGLQKTNQILEFQITQEYTGQQKHLCYLVPQWKEVLDFDTFLFGEGTSVAKIVSGSIFNSPNFGIAGISNIGDEINWTGHTLAQANLYGFGRLAWDPSLSGKKIIEEWIKCTFGNNETVLNNLSEMMLKSWNIYEKYTAPLGVGWMVNPGHHYGPNVDGYEYSRWGTYHKADHYGIGVDRTLKSGTGYTAQYRQQNFEKYEHLDSCPDELLLFFHHVSYIYKLSNNKTVLQHIYDTHFEGVEDVQWLIDKWQGLERYIDSKRYSSVYQRLLEQRESAKEWRDVINSYFYRKTMIYDEKRRKIY
- a CDS encoding endo-1,4-beta-xylanase, with the translated sequence MKDLLFVTSLLGIGLLAAILLGGSNQTNSLNEFINPGDYEMVLNFEEPVQIEKVGESVSITVVDEFSFEGQKSLKIENRTSGWEGAEIDLTKDWQIFNSANFQITTHIYQTSPDPQLFRIVAYIKDSKGERFETITEKVVMPNYWKEINEEFKFSFNEPVDKFSLRIVTPLESNFTYYIDNFQILGTNKVERAGVISKTSFEDEQYSWEPRGDEVSISPSNKVSHSGKYSLAVEGRKSNWNGPQINLAKTLKPGTSYDFEIYVYQDTGQDQLITLTMQRKYASDANTNYDTILWQKKVPSNTWTQLTGSYTVKSGAVVEELIFYVESPNPTLSFYLDDFSIIDKSIPLYEPEWEIIDLKDKYKDNFDIGVAIPYKVLVNPLEMKMVEKHFNSITAENEMKPESILMDLGSYDFSVADEYIEYAKEKGIKVRGHTLVWHSQTPEWFFKDGDGNLISKNELLSRMETYIHDVVGHFKGEVYAWDVVNEAIDPNQPDGYRRSLWYEIMGPEYIEYAFKFAHEADPNAKLFYNDYNTYEPEKRDYIYNIVKELKAKGVPIDGIGMQMHIGIGTDLRQVEEAIKLFSSIPDIEIQITEIDMSVYTDQGSNYMSPPYEVLVEQGYKYQELFDILKKYDDVITSVTFWGLKDDYSWKNQTRNDWPLLFDKDYQSKYAYWGIVEPTVLPIVPKSNAISQGTAIPYGMLDDDYLFSKPIFIYDENGEEKLNARIIWNENKLFIYGEVFNETSDEEDGVAIFIDPNNAKTPYLQEDDIWVIIHPDWTVKKNKEDMEVEYFVSPGYKKYSFECSINLSTKLEKGKEIGFDIAVIDGESIYSWSDNTNQQKSQTINYGVLTLEGVSVGTAKYGTPIIDGEIDEVWFQSEEYITETIVSGSSNNAKANFRVLWDENALYVLAIVEDPILNKENANAWEQDSLEIFIDENNNKTGFYENDDAQYRVNYVNTPSFGTGGSAANFKTATKIVENGYIVEAAISWKFISPSGGEVVGFDVQVNDAGATGSRVGITTWNDPTGNNYQSTVNFGNIILEK
- a CDS encoding polysaccharide deacetylase family protein; the protein is MKISFGFYPQGKIKALTMSYDDGQIYDRRLIRIFNKYGIKGTFHLNSGKLDSEPFLNSSEIRDLFEGHEVAIHTLNHPYLTKVPKESIIEEIMEDRERLESLVNYPIRGMSYPYGDYGEELLELLPYLGIEYSRTVNSHGNFSLPTHFLRWNPTCHHDDNLLKKYEEFKKLESNETMPLLYVWGHSFEFERNNNWDMIEDFCKKISNDETIWYATNAEIMDYLKALKNLKFSVNKKIVYNPSALTVWIGVDGNPVKVEGGRYLTL
- a CDS encoding right-handed parallel beta-helix repeat-containing protein yields the protein MEYHVAKTGSDQALGTKQDPFLTINKAASVAMAGDKVIVHEGVYREWVKPKNKGLSNKRRITYQAAEGEKVIIKGSERIQDWQKVEGNIWKCELPNSFFGDFNPYKEEIFGDWLVTTDQKRHLGDVYLNGMSFYEANSFEDLKDPKVRTETVDHWTQKKVPVLNPEQTKYVWYAEVDDQKTTIYANFNGANPNEELVEINVRRSCFYPDQIGRDYITVKGFEMAHAATPWVPPTADQPGLIGANWSKGWIIENNIIHDSKCSAISIGKEGSTGHLYHSTRKDKTGHQYQLESVFSAEHIGWSKESIGSHIIRNNTIYDCGQNAIVGHLGCVFSEIYNNHIYRIAIKREFWGHEIAGIKLHAAIDVQIYHNRIHDCSLGLWLDWQAQGTRVSKNLFYKNNRDLFVEVSHGPYVIDHNILASEYAIDNMSQGGAYINNLIAGKMEKRKVLNRYTPYHRPHSTTVAGYACVYGGDDRFYNNIFIGKDGLKGVGTSHYMNHTTSLEEYLKKVDEKGWDIKTLELIEQPVYINNNAYFNGAEPFEREKEKLVDKNFDPRFTVIEKGEEVYMSCELPDTFENIVGEVCSTNSLERVRIVDADFERPDGGNLVLDTDFLDEQKPEKSSLGPISTLKKGKNYIKVW